In Cellulomonas sp. Y8, the genomic stretch GTCGACGGAGGCCCGGGTGCGGCGCGCCGCCTCGGCCTCGGACAGCGCGGGCTCGCGCGCCGGGATCGTGCTGTGCAGCTCGATCAGCGAGGCCATCTCGCCCGCGAACCCGCCGGCCCGGCGCACCACCTCGGGCCCGCAGGCGCCGGGCTCGTCCAGGTAGAGGGTCAGGGCGGCGGTGCCGCCCCGCTGCAGCGGGGCCGGCAGCGCGAGGACGCCGCGGAACCCGGCCCGCAGCGCGACGGCCCGCCACGGCTCGGCGGCCGCGGCGGCCTCCGCGCGCAGGTCGGGAAGGACCAGCGACGCGCCGGTGCCGAGCGCCTCACGCCACGGACCCGCCTGGTCGACCGCCGCGCCCGAGCGCGTCAGCCGGTCCCCGGTGGACGCGATCAGCCAGTCGGCGCCGCGCCGGTGGGCGTGCACGGCGCCCTCGGCGGCGCCCCCCGTCCCCGCCGTCACGAGACCGACCAGGTCGTCCAGGAGCGCCAGCACGCTGCGCGCGGGCTCCGCGCCCGGCCACACCGCACACACCTCAGCCATCGTCCGTCCCCCTGGGCAGCACGTGCGGGGCTCCTCGCCGAGCCCCGTCGCCGATCGCGCGCGGACGGCGCGCAGGCACATGGTGGCACGCGGGGCGGGGGCAAGATGCCCGATTCGTCCCGTCCCCCCGCGGAACGGTGGTCGATTAGCCCTGCCGGGTGACGCCGGGGTCGGGGGCGTCGCCGCCCGCGAAGGTCGCGCGCCGCTCGAGCACGGCGTCCTCCAGGTCGGCGACCGCCACGTCCTCCGCCCAGGCCCGCGCCCGCAGCAGCGCCGCCGCGTCGTCCGGCGCCAGGCCGGTCTGGGCCACGAGCATGCCGACCGCCCGGTGCCGGCGCGCCCGGGCGGGGGCGCTCGCCACCGCGGGGCCGACGAGCGACGGTCCGAGCGCGTCGGCCAGCACCTGCCCGTCCGCGAGCACGTCGGCGGGGACGGACGCGGCCGGGCCGTGCACGGTCAGGGCCGCCACCGCCCGGCCGTCGACGTGCACCGGCCAGGCCCGCACGGCGACCGTCGCGCCCGGGTCGACCGCGTCGGCGGCGAGCACGG encodes the following:
- a CDS encoding ANTAR domain-containing protein, translated to MAEVCAVWPGAEPARSVLALLDDLVGLVTAGTGGAAEGAVHAHRRGADWLIASTGDRLTRSGAAVDQAGPWREALGTGASLVLPDLRAEAAAAAEPWRAVALRAGFRGVLALPAPLQRGGTAALTLYLDEPGACGPEVVRRAGGFAGEMASLIELHSTIPAREPALSEAEAARRTRASVDHAVGVLMEVRGCDEDEARHVLEVLGASQGRTLDAVAASVVRHAVRPGRGGLGGGSAKAARGA